In one Erinaceus europaeus chromosome 3, mEriEur2.1, whole genome shotgun sequence genomic region, the following are encoded:
- the TRMT44 gene encoding probable tRNA (uracil-O(2)-)-methyltransferase yields MAEVGRAAVRDPAAGLPGGFWAAVSVWLERPQVANRRLCGARVDARGRLELPDPGPGAAGGEPPPAETSDPAPGAGGGHPPCEGPGPVTGRGHPPCEGPGPVTGSGHPPCEGPGPVTGRGHPPCDGPGPVTGSGHPPCEGPGPVTGRGHPPCEGPGPVTGSGHPPCEGPGPVTGSGHPPCEDPGSAAGSGHSPCEEPGPVTGSGHPPCEGPGPVAGSGHPPCDGPGPVAGSGHPPCEGSGPVTGSGHPPCEGPGPVTGGGHPPCEGPGPVTGSGHPPCEGPGPVTGSGHPPCEGPGPVTGSGHPPCEDPGSAAGSGHSPCEEPGPVTGSGHPPCEGPGPVAGSGHPPCEGPGPVAGSGHPPCEGSGPVTGSGHPPCEGPGPVTGGGHPPCEEPGPVARSGHPPCGGPRPVTGSGHPPFEEPGSVAGSGHPPCEDPGPVAGSGHPPCEDPSDPGPHGDPPGPLLASLWAAASRDLAAHPGALTFLSGPRGPPRPLAVDVALRTIVPKPRPRRPPARARRDLVVQDVARGAVTFLPLEEGGDGQLKVETGNLHQIRLSRDDRGEWFISVLLFRPESWRSDGAVYPPPAWLGAQLPARLARWCAGPRGSGLPRTLSLICVARYGETYRRLKDKHEALVKVWPEATDPEKFVHEDVAIAAYLLVLWEAERRGGEAKQSFVDLGCGNGLLTHILRGEGHPGRGLDVRRRRIWDLYGPQTRLEEAAITPSDDTLFPEADWLLGNHSDELTPWIPVIAARSAYRCRFFLLPCCFFDFGGRFCRRQSGRTQYREYLDFLRDVGEACGFRVEEDCLRIPSTKRVCLVGRARTYPPSAEPAADARRTRYIQSRPPPQAQGPPAATAEGVARSPEGSAAPWLSGFRPRERVQRVRNCAALPHAFRDRVVLRVATLLLGAPGAEHGEDPQAWNPGGSLTLAEVAGALGGDTLQALKRECGGLQTLLRTCHQVFRVAAGRVHIRDWRAEPSREPDAAGSRASAFKTRPCWFFAHHPQGCPLPAPACPFAHGPEELRPPQLRPPRWKQGP; encoded by the exons ATGGCGGAGGTGGGCCGGGCGGCCGTGCGCGACCCCGCGGCTGGGCTGCCGGGCGGCTTCTGGGCGGCGGTGTCCGTGTGGCTGGAGAGGCCGCAGGTGGCCAACAGGCGGCTGTGCGGGGCGCGGGTGGACGCGCGGGGGCGCCTCGAGCTGCCGGACCCCGGGCCGGGGGCTGCGGGGGGGGAGCCGCCGCCGGCGGAGACCTCGGACCCCGCGCCAGGGGCCGGAGGGGGACACCCACCCTGCGAGGGCCCCGGGCCAGTGAccggaaggggacacccaccctgCGAGGGCCCCGGGCCAGTGACCGGAAGTGGACACCCACCCTGCGAGGGCCCCGGGCCAGTGAccggaaggggacacccaccctgCGACGGACCCGGGCCAGTGACCGGAAGTGGACACCCACCCTGCGAGGGACCCGGGCCAGTGAccggaaggggacacccaccctgCGAGGGCCCCGGGCCAGTGACCGGAAGTGGACACCCACCCTGCGAGGGCCCCGGGCCAGTGACCGGAAGTGGTCACCCACCCTGCGAGGACCCCGGGTCTGCGGCCGGAAGTGGACACTCACCCTGCGAGGAGCCCGGGCCAGTGACCGGAAGTGGACACCCACCCTGCGAGGGCCCCGGGCCAGTGGCCGGAAGTGGACACCCACCCTGCGATGGCCCCGGGCCAGTGGCCGGAAGTGGACACCCACCCTGCGAGGGCTCCGGGCCAGTGACCGGAAGTGGACACCCACCCTGCGAGGGCCCCGGGCCAGTGACCGGAGGTGGACACCCACCCTGCGAGGGACCCGGGCCAGTGACCGGAAGTGGACACCCACCCTGCGAGGGCCCCGGGCCAGTGACCGGAAGTGGACACCCACCCTGCGAGGGCCCCGGGCCAGTGACCGGAAGTGGTCACCCACCCTGCGAGGACCCCGGGTCTGCGGCCGGAAGTGGACACTCACCCTGCGAGGAGCCCGGGCCAGTGACCGGAAGTGGACACCCACCCTGCGAGGGCCCCGGGCCAGTGGCCGGAAGTGGACACCCACCCTGCGAGGGCCCCGGGCCAGTGGCCGGAAGTGGACACCCACCCTGCGAGGGCTCCGGGCCAGTGACCGGAAGTGGACACCCACCCTGCGAGGGCCCCGGGCCAGTGACCGGAGGTGGACACCCACCCTGCGAGGAGCCCGGGCCAGTGGCCAGAAGTGGACACCCACCCTGCGGGGGCCCCAGGCCAGTGACCGGAAGTGGACACCCACCCTTCGAGGAGCCCGGGTCTGTGGCCGGAAGTGGACACCCACCCTGCGAGGACCCCGGGCCAGTGGCCGGAAGTGGACACCCACCGTGCGAGGACCCCTCGGACCCCGGGCCA CACGGCGACCCCCCGGGCCCCCTCCTGGCGTCGCTCTGGGCCGCCGCGTCCCGCGACCTGGCCGCCCACCCCGGGGCGCTGACCTTCCTCTCCGGCCCCCGCGGCCCCCCGCGCCCGCTCGCCGTGGACGTGGCCCTGAGAACCATCGTCCCCAAGCCGCGCccgcgccgcccgcccgcccgcgcccgCCGGGACCTGGTCGTGCAAG ACGTGGCGCGTGGAGCCGTGACGTTCCTGCCTCTGGAGGAAGGCGGCGACGGGCAGCTGAAGGTCGAGACCGGCAACCTGCACCAGATCCGGCTCAGCCGTGACGACCGCGGAGAATG GTTCATATCCGTCCTGCTCTTCCGTCCGGAGAGCTGGCGCTCGGACGGGGCCGTCTACCCGCCGCCGGCCTGGCTCGGGGCGCAGCTGCCGGCACGGCTGGCCAGGTGGTGTGCGGGGCCCCGGGGCAGCGGGCTCCCCCGCACCCTGTCGCTCATCTGCGTGGCCCGCTACGGCGAGACGTACCGGCGGCTCAAAGACAAGCACGAGGCGCTGGTGAAG GTGTGGCCCGAGGCGACCGACCCCGAGAAGTTCGTGCACGAAGACGTGGCCATCGCCGCGTACCTGCTG GTGCTGTGGGAGGCCGAGCGGCGCGGCGGGGAGGCCAAGCAGAGCTTCGTGGACCTGGGCTGCGGCAACGGGCTGCTGACCCACATCCTGCGCGGCGAGGGG CACCCTGGCCGAGGCCTGGACGTGCGCCGGAGGAGGATCTGGGACCTGTACGGACCGCAGACGCGCCTGGAG GAGGCTGCCATCACACCGAGCGATGACACGCTCTTCCCCGAGGCCGACTGGCTGCTGGGGAACCACTCGGACGAGCTCACGCCCTGGATCCCCGTCATCGCggccag GTCCGCCTACCGCTGCCGCTTCTTTCTGCTGCCCTGCTGCTTCTTTGACTTCGGCGGCCGCTTCTGCCGCCGGCAGAGCGGGAGGACCCAGTACCGCGAGTACCTGGACTTCCTGCGGGACGTGGGGGAGGCCTGCGGCTTCCGCGTGGAGGAGGACTGTCTGCGGATCCCCTCCACCAAGAGG GTCTGCCTCGTGGGGAGGGCCAGGACCTACCCCCCCTCCGCAGAGCCGGCGGCCGACGCGAGGCGCACCCGCTACATCCAGAGCCGGCCGCCCCCCCAGGCCCAGGGACCCCCAGCCGCCACGGCCGAAGGCGTAGCCCGATCCCCCGAGGGGTCCGCCGCACCCTGGCTGTCGGGCTTCCGGCCGCGGGAGAGGGTCCAGCGGGTGCGGAACTGCGCCGCCCTCCCCCACGCCTTCAGGGACCGCGTGGTGTTGCGGGTGGCCACCCTGCTGCTGGGGGCCCCGGGGGCCGAGCACGGGGAAGACCCGCAGGCCTGGAACCCCGGAG GGAGCCTGACGCTGGCTGAGGTCGCGGGTGCGTTGGGCGGGGACACTCTGCAGGCCCTGAAGCGGGAGTGCGGGGGCCTCCAGACGCTGCTGCGCACCTGCCACCAGGTGTTCCGAG TGGCCGCCGGGCGGGTGCACATCCGGGACTGGCGAGCGGAGCCATCGAGGGAGCCGGACGCCGCGGGCTCGCGGGCCTCCGCCTTCAAGACGCGGCCCTGCTGGTTCTTCGCCCACCACCCGCAGGGCTGCCCCCTGCCCGCGCCCGCCTGCCCCTTCGCCCATGGCCCCGAGGAGCTGCGGCCCCCCCAGCTGCGGCCCCCCCGCTGGAAGCAGGGCCCCTGA